From one Erinaceus europaeus chromosome 4, mEriEur2.1, whole genome shotgun sequence genomic stretch:
- the CFB gene encoding complement factor B, protein MESSLSTRLCLLPLVLGLLSGGGIATSVPVDAPQVSCPLEGVEIKGGTFQLLKGGQALEYVCPSGTYPYPVSARTCRITGSWSSLKTQDQKLVKMAECRAIRCPRPQDFENGEYWPRSPYYNVSDEIAFRCYDGYTLRGSANRTCQINGRWDGHTTICDDGASYCPNPGIPIGTRKVGSQYRLEDSVTYFCSRGLTLRGSQKRTCQEGGSWSGTEPSCQDSFMYDSPEEVAEAFLSSLTETIEGVDAEDGHSPGEQQKRKIVLDPSGSMNIYLVLDGSDSIGTQNFTRAKNCLRDFIEKVASYGVKPKYGLVTYATYPLILVRVSQPESSDAAWVTEKLNQISYEDHKLKTGTNTKRALQAVYSMMSWPDKVPPEGWNRTRHVIILMTDGLHNMGGDPVSVINDIRDLLDIGRDRKNPREDYLDVYVFGVGPLVNVDNINALASKKDKEQHVFRVKDMENLEDVFIQMLDESRTLGLCGMVWEHKEGTDYHKQPWHAKISVTRPSKGHENCMGAVVSEYFVLTAAHCFTVDDQKHSIKVSVGGKRQDLEIDEVFFHPQYNINGKTAKGIHEFYDYDVALIKLKTKLKYDQTVRPICLPCTEGSNQALRLPLATTCRQQMQELLPAKDIKALFVSEEKKKLVRKEVYIKNGDKKTSCEKDALHAIGYNEIKDVSEVVTPRFLCTGGIQPYADPNTCKGDSGGPLIIHKKSRFIQVGVISWGVVDVCKGQKLAPAYARDFHINLFQVLPWLKEKLKDEDLGFL, encoded by the exons ATGGAGAGCAGTCTCAGCACCCGACTCTGCCTGCTACCCCTGGTTCTAGGACTCTTATCTGGAG GTGGAATTGCAACGTCAGTGCCTGTGGACGCACCCCAGGTTTCCTGCCCTCTGGAGGGAGTGGAGATCAAAGGTGGCACCTTCCAGCTTCTGAAGGGGGGCCAGGCACTGGAATACGTGTGTCCCTCTGGCACCTACCCATACCCTGTGTCAGCTCGCACCTGCAGAATCACAGGGTCCTGGAGTTCCCTGAAGACCCAAGACCAAAAACTTGTCAAGATGGCAGAATGCAGAG CAATTCGCTGCCCAAGACCACAGGACTTTGAGAATGGGGAATACTGGCCCCGGTCCCCCTACTACAATGTGAGTGACGAGATAGCTTTCCGCTGCTATGATGGTTATACTCTCCGGGGCTCTGCCAATCGCACTTGCCAAATAAATGGCCGGTGGGATGGGCATACGACCATCTGCGATGATGGAG CATCATACTGCCCCAACCCAGGCATCCCTATTGGCACAAGGAAGGTGGGCAGCCAGTACCGCCTTGAAGACAGCGTCACCTACTTCTGCAGTCGGGGACTCACTCTACGTGGCTCCCAGAAGCGAACATGTCAGGAAGGTGGCTCTTGGAGTGGAACTGAGCCTTCCTGCCAAG ATTCCTTCATGTATGACAGCCCTGAAGAGGTGGCCGAAGCCTTCCTGTCTTCCCTGACAGAGACCATAGAAGGAGTTGATGCTGAGGAtgggcacagcccag GGGAACAACAGAAGAGGAAAATCGTCTTGGACCCCTCTGGTTCCATGAACATCTACCTGGTGCTGGATGGATCAGACAGTATTGGGACTCAAAACTTCACACGGGCTAAGAATTGTCTCAGAGACTTCATAGAGAAG GTGGCAAGTTATGGAGTAAAGCCAAAATATGGTCTAGTGACATATGCCACATACCCTCTAATTTTGGTCAGAGTGTCACAACCTGAGAGCAGTGATGCAGCCTGGGTTACAGAAAAGCTCAATCAAATCAGCTATGAAG ACCACAAGTTGAAGACAGGAACTAACACCAAGAGGGCCCTGCAGGCAGTGTACAGCATGATGAGCTGGCCTGACAAAGTCCCTCCTGAAGGATGGAACCGCACCCGCCATGTTATCATCCTCATGACTGATG GTTTGCACAACATGGGTGGTGACCCAGTCTCTGTTATTAATGATATCCGGGATCTGTTGGATATTGGTAGAGATCGTAAAAACCCAAGGGAGGATTATCTGG ATGTCTATGTGTTTGGGGTCGGGCCTCTGGTGAACGTAGACAATATAAATGCTTTGGCTTCCAAGAAGGATAAAGAGCAGCATGTGTTCAGAGTCAAGGACATGGAAAACCTGGAAGATGTTTTTATCCAAATGCTTG ATGAAAGCCGGACACTGGGTCTCTGTGGCATGGTTTGGGAGCACAAGGAGGGTACTGATTACCATAAGCAACCATGGCATGCCAAGATCTCAGTGACT CGTCCTTCAAAAGGACATGAGAACTGCATGGGAGCTGTAGTATCCGAGTACTTTGTGTTGACAGCAGCACACTGTTTTACAGTGGATGACCAGAAACACTCAATCAAGGTCAGCGTAG GAGGGAAGAGGCAGGACTTGGAGATAGACGAAGTCTTCTTTCACCCTCAATACAACATCAATGGGAAAACAGCAAAAGGAATCCATGAATTTTATGACTATGATGTGGCCCTGATCAAACTGAAGACGAAGCTTAAGTATGACCAAACTGTCAG GCCCATTTGTCTTCCCTGCACTGAGGGATCAAATCAAGCTTTGAGGCTTCCTCTGGCAACCACTTGCCGGCAACAGA TGCAAGAACTGCTTCCTGCAAAGGATATCAAAGCTCTGTTTGTGTCTGAGGAAAAGAAGAAGTTGGTTCGGAAGGAGGTCTATATCAAAAACGGGGATAAG AAAACCAGCTGTGAGAAAGATGCTCTACATGCTATAGGTTATAATGAAATCAAGGACGTCTCTGAGGTAGTCACTCCTAGGTTCCTTTGTACTGGAGGAATACAACCCTATGCTGACCCCAACACGTGCAAAG gtgattCTGGTGGCCCTCTGATTATACACAAGAAGAGTCGCTTCATTCAA GTTGGTGTGATCAGCTGGGGTGTAGTGGATGTCTGCAAAGGACAGAAGCTGGCACCCGCTTATGCCCGAGATTTCCACATCAATCTCTTCCAAGTGCTGCCCTGGCTAAAGGAGAAACTCAAAGATGAGGATCTGGGTTTTCTATAA